In Nitrospirota bacterium, one DNA window encodes the following:
- a CDS encoding TIGR03545 family protein — protein MGGKDPRHAASESQPLLQPVPVLFRHGRWPVTEKTAPPPAHEPKDPKKPKHEGWIRWWGLGAFVGLTALLALVWLFLVDPFVKRMIEQTGTKLVGAKVELGAAHVTLSPLGLTLIRLQVTNPDEPMTNAVEVARIAMSLDGLNLFRRKVIVEEMAVEGLRFGTQRQSSGAVVPSHEPSTVAKLAANIPLPSFEVPDINTVMAGADLQSVKLAESLQADIKKEQDNWKKRLAELPDQQKLNDYKARIEKLKSSTKGGLGGILGATSEVAAIQKDLERDLERIKSAKTDFDRQLADLKQRVDQAIKAPQEDVQRLQEKYRLSPQGLANMSGILLGGKGGEWVRQGLVWYGKVQPMLAQAQVQSKGPEVVKPIRGKGVEVRFAEREPLPDFLIRSAKVSAQLEVGDLDGTIENITPDQHILGKPLTFAFAGDKLKGVQSIRLDGSMNRVAPASPRDHAQVRVQGYQVQSVTLSDSADWPVTLGKAVADADLQVTVSGQALAGQATVGLQSVKLTAGKPDAANPVIKAIEGALSSVTGFTVKAEVSGTVEQYDVHLTSDLDRILKDAVGKQVQALADQFTKELQAAVMAKAGGPLNELKSSFSGLGGIGNELASRLTQGSFGSVLPSNPAEKLLPGGLKLPF, from the coding sequence CTGGGTGGAAAAGACCCGCGTCATGCAGCTTCTGAAAGCCAGCCGCTTCTACAGCCTGTACCAGTCCTTTTCCGGCATGGGAGGTGGCCTGTGACGGAGAAGACGGCCCCTCCGCCGGCCCACGAACCCAAAGACCCGAAGAAGCCCAAGCACGAAGGCTGGATTCGCTGGTGGGGGCTTGGCGCCTTTGTCGGCCTGACGGCCTTGCTCGCCCTCGTCTGGCTCTTCTTGGTCGATCCCTTCGTCAAACGCATGATCGAACAGACGGGGACGAAGCTCGTAGGGGCCAAGGTGGAACTCGGGGCCGCCCATGTGACCCTGTCGCCGCTGGGATTGACCCTGATCCGCTTGCAGGTGACCAACCCCGATGAGCCGATGACCAATGCCGTAGAAGTGGCGCGTATCGCCATGTCGCTGGACGGGCTGAATCTGTTCCGACGGAAGGTGATTGTTGAAGAGATGGCGGTGGAGGGTCTGCGATTCGGCACGCAGCGGCAGTCCTCCGGCGCGGTGGTGCCTTCCCATGAACCAAGCACGGTCGCGAAACTTGCCGCGAACATTCCCCTGCCGTCGTTTGAGGTCCCTGACATCAATACCGTCATGGCCGGCGCCGACCTCCAGTCCGTCAAGCTCGCGGAGTCGTTGCAGGCCGACATCAAGAAGGAGCAGGACAATTGGAAAAAACGGCTGGCGGAGCTGCCGGACCAACAGAAGCTGAACGACTATAAGGCCCGCATTGAAAAACTGAAGTCTTCCACCAAGGGAGGTCTGGGGGGGATTCTGGGTGCGACCAGCGAGGTGGCGGCGATCCAGAAGGACCTGGAACGAGACCTCGAGCGGATCAAGAGCGCCAAGACCGATTTTGACCGGCAACTGGCCGATCTCAAGCAGCGGGTGGACCAAGCCATCAAGGCGCCGCAAGAAGACGTGCAGCGCCTCCAGGAAAAATACCGGTTGTCTCCCCAGGGCCTGGCCAACATGAGCGGGATATTGTTGGGGGGGAAGGGCGGGGAGTGGGTGCGGCAGGGGCTGGTGTGGTACGGGAAAGTGCAGCCGATGCTCGCGCAGGCGCAAGTCCAATCGAAAGGGCCGGAAGTTGTGAAGCCGATTCGCGGCAAAGGAGTGGAGGTCCGGTTTGCGGAGCGAGAGCCGCTGCCCGATTTCCTGATCCGTTCGGCTAAGGTGTCCGCGCAGTTGGAGGTGGGGGACCTCGACGGCACGATCGAGAACATCACCCCGGACCAGCATATCCTCGGCAAGCCGCTGACCTTTGCCTTTGCCGGCGACAAGCTCAAGGGAGTCCAGTCCATCCGCCTTGACGGATCGATGAATCGCGTGGCGCCGGCTTCACCGAGGGATCACGCGCAGGTACGGGTCCAGGGCTATCAGGTGCAGTCGGTGACCCTCTCCGACAGCGCCGACTGGCCTGTGACTCTGGGGAAGGCGGTGGCCGATGCGGATCTGCAGGTGACGGTGAGCGGCCAGGCCTTGGCGGGCCAGGCGACCGTCGGGCTCCAGTCGGTGAAGCTGACAGCGGGCAAGCCGGACGCGGCCAATCCCGTGATCAAAGCGATCGAGGGAGCCTTGTCGAGTGTGACCGGGTTCACGGTGAAGGCCGAGGTTTCCGGCACGGTCGAGCAGTATGACGTGCATCTCACCTCCGACCTGGATCGCATCCTGAAAGACGCGGTGGGGAAGCAGGTGCAGGCCCTGGCGGACCAGTTCACGAAGGAGTTGCAAGCGGCGGTCATGGCCAAGGCCGGCGGGCCGTTGAACGAGCTCAAGAGCAGCTTCAGCGGGCTGGGAGGTATCGGGAACGAACTGGCATCCCGTTTGACGCAGGGCTCTTTCGGTTCGGTGCTGCCGTCGAATCCCGCGGAGAAACTGTTGCCCGGAGGTCTGAAGCTTCCGTTCTAA